ACTAAAGATCGCCTCGCATTATGTTCGGGTGTTTGTTTTTTTGAAAATCCTTACTTTGCACTGTCGCAGCGATGGGGCGGGGCGGGCGAGAATGGGCTCTCCGAATGGCTCGTCGGAGCCCGGCCCGCCCCATCGCGGGTTTCCAAGAACACAGTTTCAAACGGCATTTGCTTTGAATGAATACCAGGGATCATAGACCCTATTGTTTTTCCAAAGGCTGTGCATGAGCACCGCCAGTTTTCTGGCCACTGCAACCACGGCCCTGCGCTTGGCGGCTTTACCACCCCTGCTTGCAATGCTGTCCCCGAAACGGCGCAAGAGACAGTCCGGCCCAAACGGGCCAAGAATATATTGGGCTGACCCCACCAGCAAACGGCGTAAATATCCATTTCCAACCTTGCTGATGGGAAGAGGTTTATCGGTATTTCCTGATTGATCCCGCTTGGGTGTCAAACCTAAATAGGGCCCAACATCCCTGCTCTTCTTGAAGCGCTTGGGATCCTCCAGGGTAAGAACATAGCTCAAGGCGGTCACCGGACCAACTCCTGTGATCTCCCTGAGAAGCTTGGTTTCAGGATAGGATTGTTCACAGAGCTCTTCGATTTTGCGGTCGTATCCGCGGATATGATTTGTTAACGACATGATGGTATTGATACAGGGCACGACGGCCGCCAATAACTCTTGAGGGACAAAGTCTATGACTCGTTTGGGAAAAGCTTCCGCAGTACAGGAGGGTAATTTCGCTCCGGCGGACTTGCACGTTCCCCGCACAAAATTGATCAGGTCGGTTCGGCAACGGACCAAGGCATCACGCGCTTTGACAATGGCCAGATCCATATGCGCGGATTGGCTGCGGTGGCGGATGGGGCTGAGCAGTTGGGGATCGAAACGGGCGATCCTTGCCAGCATCTCCGCATCCCGCTCGTCATC
Above is a genomic segment from Candidatus Bathyarchaeota archaeon containing:
- a CDS encoding IS110 family transposase, translated to MRKYSIKHFVGMDIGDHSNQICVLDLNGAVVQSTGIENSIDGMNSYFDHFEVPKEVLVAIETGTHSPWISHLLEARGFKVLVANARKLRMIWDSTRKDDERDAEMLARIARFDPQLLSPIRHRSQSAHMDLAIVKARDALVRCRTDLINFVRGTCKSAGAKLPSCTAEAFPKRVIDFVPQELLAAVVPCINTIMSLTNHIRGYDRKIEELCEQSYPETKLLREITGVGPVTALSYVLTLEDPKRFKKSRDVGPYLGLTPKRDQSGNTDKPLPISKVGNGYLRRLLVGSAQYILGPFGPDCLLRRFGDSIASRGGKAAKRRAVVAVARKLAVLMHSLWKNNRVYDPWYSFKANAV